The nucleotide sequence GGACTCAGCTTTTTCAATTTCAAACTGCAACGCTCCCGATTGTAGTAATCCATATAGTCATCTATCTGTGTAGGAAATCGTCGCGTTGTTTACACTTTTTCTACGGCGGACAGCTTTTGTTTTTGCTTGAATGATTCTTAGGCAGCTATCCGGCATTATCAAGAACAGAGCGGGTTTCCCGTGTCTATCGACATTCTTGACAATGCCGGATAGCTGCTCAAACGGGTCTTCAAGCAAAAGCCAAAAGTGTAAACAACACTGTTGATTTCTACATGGAGTGGATTAAATTTAAATCAGGACAAGGCGATGAAGCCGTAGACAGTACAGATAGTACGGCAAGGCGAGGCAACGCTGTACTGGTTTAAATTTAATCCACTATATATTTGCTCATAAAAAAACTGCACCTTGGTGGTTGGAAGGTATGTGTCCAACTTTTGGGGTGCAGTTCAAACGCCAAATTGGTTTTCAGACGGCCTTTATGCTAAAGATTTTCAGACGACGTTTAAGGTCGTCTGAAATTTTGAAACAACGGTTTAAACGGCAAAGAACGCGTGCGTACCGCACACACCCTGCACGTTGGTTTTAAATTTAGGCCTCCCGCAGGTAGCTTGTGTGGCGTAGCCACGCACGCGGCTGATGGAGATACAGGCTACGACTTGCTGCAAAATCAATATTTGTTTTCAGGCTGCCTTTTTAATACAATCCGTCCATGCTTTTCAAAGCGATTAGCGGCGGCTCTGCGTGTTTAACGGCAGGCAGAACTGTGCGGGCGGCGTGCCGATTCCGTATCCTGCGCTACGAAAGTGGCGGAAAGCAGAAAACCAAAGGCAAAAGCGTGTTTCGTCTAGCGGATAAGACGGCGGGCATTAGGTCCGCAAACGTGGGTTCGAATCCCATAACACATAGCTGATGGAAAGTGTTTAGCTCACTCGGTAGAGCATCAGAATTTCATTCTGGCGGTAGCGGGTTCGATTCCCGCAACACAAGCATTTGAATTAGCTCATTGGGTAGAGCAAAGGACTCATAATCCTTGTGTAACAGGTTCGATTCCTGTATTCAAAACCAAGCCTGTCGGGGCTTTATCCGACACTATCCTGTCACGATAGAAAATGGTTTGTAAAACCGACATTTATTGGTCTCAAAAACCAAAAACGCAGTACCGCAACCTGCTGCTGCCGCTTTCTGCGCGGCGCGGGGTCGGAAGAAGCTTCAGGCAGCCTGCACCATTGGGGTCGTCTGAAACCTATCCGCCGCCACACTGCAAAGACAACGGGCAAGGCTTGCGGTCCGGCTGACGCAAAGGCGGGCACGTTACCAGCGCACGGCAAAACGGTTTAGGCAAGATGTGAAACCCAAGCCCTGCGCTGCTTTCATGCTCCCCGATGCACACACGGGTCCGCCGCCTCTGACTGTTGCACAAGCGGCAACGGCAGGTTGCCCCTATTTCTTCGGGTTGCCGTTTTCAGGCGGCCTGAAACGGGGTTTGGGGCAACGGAAATGCCCAAGCCCAATCCATTTTAAAAAGGAAACGTCATGTTCAAAAATTTCGTCGTCAAACCCACCGAACGCCTTATCGTTCTGCTGGATGGCGGCCTGCACACCGTTCTCAATGCGGGGAATCACACTATTTGGCATTGGGGCAAGGAAATTGAAACACACAAGCAGGACGCGACCGTACTGCATGTGCAGTGGAACGGCATCGGCAGTTTGTTGAAAATCGCTTCGGAACGCAAAAAGGCGGAAAAATTCCTGCAAATTGTCCATAACCCTGCCGGACACAATACATTGGTGTGGCACGATGAAATGCCCGTATTCACCATGACCGACAATACGGACTATTGGGCGTTTTTCCGTCCTGAAAAGGGCGAATTGAACACGCTCACGCTGGCGCACAACGAATACTGGCTGCCTGAAAACGTGCAGGAAACGCTGTTGTTGCGCAACCAAGTGCCGTCAAACTGCGAGAAATTTGTCGTGGAGCAACACGAACGCCTGCTTATCCGCATCAACGGGCGTTTGCAGCGCGTGCTGGGCGAAGGGCGGTATCTGCTGCAAAGCAAGGCGAGAGCGAAAAATAACGAAATCGAAATCGAACGGCAACACACTGCCAACGCAATGTATCATCAATGGGAAGACGCGCAGAAATGGGCGAAAGAGCAGCCTGAAAATCCGCAATGGCTGGTGCTGGAAAGCCCTGTGGGGCAAAACACGTTGGCATGGCATCAGGATTTTGGTGCAAAGGTCGTGGCAAGCTGCGAACACGCAGCGTTTTGGTTGCCTGAAAATGGAGAAATCGAAACGCACACGCAGCCGAAAACCGAATACTGGCTGCCCGAAAACGTGCAGGCTGCTTTGCTGGCACACACCACGTTAGACAAACCCCTGCAAAAATATACCGTTAAAGCCAACGAACGCCTGCTGATTACCGAGCGTAACCGCCTGATGCGCGTGCTGGGTGAAGGCGATTATGTG is from Neisseria sicca and encodes:
- a CDS encoding IS3 family transposase, with protein sequence MDYYNRERCSLKLKKLSPVAYRTQLAQSA